The Candidatus Methylomirabilota bacterium nucleotide sequence CTCCTCACGTCGGTGTCGGTAACATGGGAACGACGTTGCGGTGGGGGTCCCACCCACTGAAATCCCCGATATCGGAACCCAGAGGATGGAACCCCTCCCCCCCCGCCACCGCCTATGCCTGGTTCACCAGAGTCATGAGGACAAATATCAGCATAACAAGCAAAGCAATGTTCATCCCTTGCGCAGCAAATTCCATGATCGTCTCTCTCCTTCCGCTATTTGTATTGGGTAGTTGGTCGCCACTTGCCGCCGCCCGACAAGGCAGTTGCGCCACCCTCAAAGGACGGGATCACGGGACCACCAACCTCAACAATCTGCCGGTTCTTATCAGCATCAAAGAACTCCGCCAGGCCGCCGTACCGGCTGTCTGAGTCATAGATCAACTCGGCCAACCTCTGATACTCCCATTCCGCGTCGGTGGCATCTACCGATAACGTGGCGGTCTGGCCAGGATTAATGGGGCCGGCAGGCTCCACCTTGATCTTAAGCCGCGAATCGGGAAACAAAGCCGGATCCCGGAACTGCAGATTAGCCGTAATGAATCCCCCCAACTGCTGAGGCCGGCTCGAGCCGTTCGTAACCTCCAACACCATCCCAAGAGACCGCCCAGGCACGGTATAGACTGCGGTGATAGGCCTGACCTTCACGGTGGCTTGAGCGTACGGGGTAAACGCCGTCGTGGCCTTGAGGTCAGGGGTATCCATCCGACCAGTCTGGAGTGGAATCGTGATGGGGTAGGCACCATTGGTCGTAACATAGCCAATGGCCACTATGAGGACCGTCGCGACCATGAGCACGAGTCCCACCGTCTTATCGCCCGGGCTCACAAGGTCTTCCTCAGGTACGACCCCCACCTGGAATAGACGTCGCACAAACGGCCGCCTTACCCACCACACCAACCAGAATATTCCGATGAAGGCCCATAGGGCCCACCAGCCGACGACCCTCCCAAGCCCAAAGCGTTCCATGTCGATCGTCTCACCGGAGATGGTGGTGACGTTATTTGTAAAGTTGCTCCAATCGCCATCAACAGTAACAAA carries:
- a CDS encoding methane monooxygenase/ammonia monooxygenase subunit B, whose amino-acid sequence is MRIGRAALSAIVIGSIAVSAGTAWAHGERSQEPFMRMRTITFYDTNWSKTRVKPGETMELSGKFHAFSEWPRAVYHPDSIFLHFSVPGPSMLKKEAWMNGMPVINSTKAKLGGDYDYKEVIMGRVTGTYHVHPMVNIEGGGPLVGGGQFVTVDGDWSNFTNNVTTISGETIDMERFGLGRVVGWWALWAFIGIFWLVWWVRRPFVRRLFQVGVVPEEDLVSPGDKTVGLVLMVATVLIVAIGYVTTNGAYPITIPLQTGRMDTPDLKATTAFTPYAQATVKVRPITAVYTVPGRSLGMVLEVTNGSSRPQQLGGFITANLQFRDPALFPDSRLKIKVEPAGPINPGQTATLSVDATDAEWEYQRLAELIYDSDSRYGGLAEFFDADKNRQIVEVGGPVIPSFEGGATALSGGGKWRPTTQYK